A single genomic interval of Gammaproteobacteria bacterium harbors:
- the nuoK gene encoding NADH-quinone oxidoreductase subunit NuoK, which translates to MIEAASIPLEHGLMLAAVLFCTGLAGLMVRRNFLFMLMSLEIMTNAVALAFVVGGSRWLNADGQIMFILVLTLAAAEASIGLALLLQLYRRYQTLDVDVVSEMHG; encoded by the coding sequence ATGATTGAAGCGGCCTCGATCCCGCTCGAACACGGCTTGATGCTGGCTGCAGTGCTGTTCTGCACCGGTCTCGCAGGCTTGATGGTGCGCCGCAATTTCCTGTTCATGCTGATGTCCCTGGAAATCATGACCAATGCGGTGGCGCTGGCTTTCGTGGTCGGCGGCAGCCGCTGGCTGAACGCCGACGGGCAGATCATGTTCATCCTGGTTCTGACCCTGGCCGCAGCCGAAGCCTCCATCGGGCTCGCGCTGCTGCTGCAACTCTATCGCCGCTACCAGACCCTGGATGTCGACGTCGTCAGCGAGATGCACGGATGA
- the nuoL gene encoding NADH-quinone oxidoreductase subunit L, with amino-acid sequence MNLLFLTFLAPLIGYTILAFARGRLSETKAAVIGVGSIGISALTTALLAARFSGPYTQTLWTWMEIGDFAPRLGLYLDGLSLTMLGVITGVGFLIHLFASWYMRGEEGYTRFFAYMNLFVSSMVMLVLGDNLVFLYLGWEGVGMCSYLLIGFYYRTVANGNAAIKAFIVTRVGDVFMAIGMFILLAELGTLDIQELMVRAPLHFHSGDTLITLATLLLLGGAVGKSAQLPLQTWLADAMAGPTPVSALIHAATMVTAGVYLVARTHGLFLLAPAVLALVGNIGAVTLLIAGLCALVQTDIKRVLAYSTMSQIGYMFLALGAGAWSAAIFHLMTHAFFKALLFLSAGAVIVACHHQQDIFRMGGLRKRLPLEYACFLVGGSALCALPFVTAGFFSKDEILWSAWAGGNRHLFFAGLAGALLTSLYTFRLIFTVFHGAEKTAAHAGHGIAHHLPLLSLLVLSTGIGALIHPPLGTVLPPSPGAAGGEAKHAVELASAVVGIGGIALAALLFLGRRRLVNAIAQSAAGRFIGNWWLHAFGFDALYRLILVRPFLFAARQGRRDVLDGTMTLIPSAVRALNRMVVLPQTGKLRWYVASMAIGAVLVLGAVVITLS; translated from the coding sequence ATGAACCTGCTGTTCCTGACCTTTCTTGCGCCGCTGATCGGCTACACGATACTGGCGTTCGCGCGCGGCCGCTTGTCCGAGACGAAAGCAGCCGTTATCGGTGTCGGCTCGATCGGCATCAGCGCGCTCACCACGGCATTGCTGGCTGCGCGGTTTTCCGGCCCCTACACCCAGACACTGTGGACCTGGATGGAGATCGGCGACTTTGCTCCCCGGCTGGGACTGTACCTCGATGGTCTGTCGCTCACGATGCTCGGCGTGATCACCGGTGTCGGTTTCCTGATCCATCTGTTCGCCTCCTGGTACATGCGCGGCGAAGAGGGCTACACCCGCTTTTTCGCGTACATGAACCTGTTCGTTTCCAGCATGGTGATGCTGGTGCTGGGCGACAACCTGGTGTTTCTCTATCTCGGCTGGGAAGGCGTCGGGATGTGCTCCTATCTGCTGATCGGCTTTTATTACCGTACGGTCGCCAACGGCAACGCGGCAATCAAGGCTTTCATCGTCACGCGGGTCGGCGATGTGTTCATGGCCATCGGCATGTTCATCCTGCTGGCCGAACTCGGCACCCTGGACATACAGGAGCTGATGGTCCGCGCGCCACTGCACTTCCACAGCGGCGACACCCTGATCACTCTTGCCACCTTGCTGCTGCTTGGCGGCGCGGTGGGCAAATCGGCACAGCTGCCGCTGCAAACCTGGCTCGCGGATGCGATGGCCGGCCCCACGCCGGTCTCGGCGCTGATCCATGCCGCAACCATGGTGACTGCCGGCGTGTACCTGGTCGCGCGCACCCACGGACTGTTCCTGCTTGCGCCCGCGGTGCTCGCACTGGTCGGAAACATCGGCGCGGTGACGCTGCTGATCGCGGGTCTGTGCGCGCTGGTGCAGACCGATATCAAGCGCGTGCTCGCCTACTCGACGATGAGCCAGATCGGCTACATGTTCCTCGCGCTCGGCGCCGGCGCGTGGTCGGCGGCCATCTTTCACCTGATGACGCATGCGTTCTTCAAGGCGCTGCTGTTCCTGTCGGCCGGCGCGGTGATCGTCGCCTGCCATCACCAGCAGGACATATTCCGGATGGGCGGCCTGCGCAAGCGACTGCCGCTCGAATACGCCTGTTTCCTGGTGGGCGGCTCCGCGCTGTGCGCGCTGCCCTTCGTGACCGCAGGCTTCTTTTCCAAGGACGAAATACTCTGGTCGGCCTGGGCCGGAGGCAACCGCCACCTGTTTTTTGCCGGGCTGGCGGGCGCGCTGCTGACCTCGCTCTACACCTTCAGGCTGATTTTCACGGTGTTTCACGGCGCGGAGAAAACCGCGGCACACGCCGGCCATGGCATCGCGCATCATTTGCCCCTGCTGAGCCTGCTGGTGCTGTCCACCGGGATCGGCGCGCTGATTCATCCGCCGCTTGGCACGGTGCTGCCGCCCTCGCCCGGTGCCGCGGGCGGCGAAGCAAAGCATGCGGTCGAGCTCGCATCCGCCGTGGTCGGCATCGGCGGCATAGCGCTCGCGGCGTTGCTGTTCCTCGGCCGGCGCCGACTGGTGAACGCCATCGCGCAAAGCGCTGCCGGCCGCTTCATCGGCAACTGGTGGCTGCATGCCTTCGGTTTCGATGCGCTGTACCGATTGATTCTGGTGCGACCGTTCCTGTTCGCGGCGCGTCAGGGGCGACGTGATGTGCTCGACGGCACGATGACCCTGATACCGTCCGCGGTGCGCGCGCTGAACCGGATGGTGGTGCTGCCCCAAACCGGCAAGCTGCGCTGGTACGTCGCCTCCATGGCAATCGGCGCGGTGCTGGTACTCGGCGCCGTCGTGATCACCCTTTCATAA
- the nuoM gene encoding NADH-quinone oxidoreductase subunit M → MLLAWLILIPLIGGLLCWQSDRFGNLPRWIALLTMLTVFALSLWLWSVGDYSLARGIHDAPQWQMQFRQAWIPHLGISLHLGVDGLSLALVILTGFIGILSILCSWREIQRSTGFFHLNLLWILGGVIGVFLALDLFLFFLFWEMMLVPMYFLIALWGHRASSGKSRISAATKFFIYTQASGLVMLLSILGLAFAHADITGVLSFDYEVLRGTSLAPGFEFLLMLGFFVAFAVKLPVVPLHGWLPDAHSQAPTAGSVDLAGLLLKTAAYGLLRFALPLFPESSASFAPVAMWLGLGGIFYGAFQAFAQTDIKRMVAYTSISHMGYVLIGIYAGSAMALQGTVVQMIAHGLSASALFILCGQLYERLHTRDMRQMGGLWARLPWLPAMAMFFAAASLGLPGTGNFIGEFLILAGSYTAAPLVVALATGGLVFASAYSLALVHRSMFGPARSDAPVTGPSLRELAMLLSLVGGIIALGIYPQPVLDMASAPVARVQQIYVPPASQTHASVPR, encoded by the coding sequence ATGCTGCTCGCCTGGCTGATTCTGATTCCCCTGATCGGCGGGCTGCTGTGCTGGCAGAGCGATCGTTTCGGCAACCTGCCGCGCTGGATCGCGCTGCTGACAATGCTCACCGTATTCGCGCTGTCATTGTGGCTGTGGTCGGTCGGCGACTACAGCCTTGCACGTGGCATTCACGATGCGCCCCAGTGGCAGATGCAATTCAGGCAAGCGTGGATTCCGCACCTCGGCATCAGCCTGCACCTTGGCGTGGACGGCCTGTCGCTGGCCCTGGTGATCCTCACCGGGTTTATCGGCATTCTCTCGATCCTGTGCTCGTGGCGCGAGATCCAGCGCAGCACCGGTTTCTTCCACCTCAACCTGCTGTGGATTCTCGGTGGCGTGATCGGCGTATTCCTCGCGCTCGACCTGTTCCTGTTTTTCCTGTTCTGGGAAATGATGCTGGTGCCGATGTATTTCCTGATTGCACTGTGGGGACATCGCGCCTCCTCGGGAAAATCGCGTATCTCGGCCGCAACCAAGTTTTTCATCTACACCCAGGCGTCCGGACTGGTGATGCTGTTGTCGATTCTGGGACTCGCGTTTGCGCACGCCGATATCACCGGGGTGCTGAGCTTCGATTACGAGGTGCTGCGCGGCACGTCCCTGGCGCCCGGGTTCGAATTCCTGCTGATGCTCGGTTTCTTTGTCGCGTTCGCGGTCAAGCTGCCGGTGGTTCCGCTGCATGGCTGGCTGCCGGATGCGCACTCCCAGGCACCAACCGCGGGCTCGGTCGATCTGGCCGGTCTGCTGCTGAAGACTGCCGCCTACGGACTGCTGCGTTTTGCGCTGCCACTGTTTCCGGAGTCATCGGCCAGCTTTGCCCCGGTCGCGATGTGGCTGGGTCTGGGCGGCATCTTCTATGGCGCGTTTCAGGCCTTCGCGCAGACCGACATCAAACGCATGGTTGCCTACACATCGATCTCGCATATGGGCTATGTGCTGATCGGAATTTACGCCGGTAGCGCGATGGCACTGCAGGGCACGGTGGTGCAGATGATCGCGCATGGCCTATCGGCCTCGGCACTGTTCATTCTCTGCGGCCAGCTCTACGAACGCCTGCATACCCGCGACATGCGCCAGATGGGCGGGCTGTGGGCACGCCTGCCATGGCTGCCCGCGATGGCGATGTTCTTTGCCGCCGCCTCGCTCGGCCTGCCGGGCACCGGCAATTTCATCGGTGAATTCCTGATTCTCGCCGGCAGCTACACCGCGGCACCGCTGGTGGTCGCGCTCGCCACCGGCGGGCTGGTATTCGCCTCGGCCTATTCGCTGGCCCTGGTGCATCGCAGCATGTTCGGACCGGCACGCTCGGACGCGCCTGTCACCGGACCCTCGCTGCGCGAACTGGCGATGCTTCTCAGCCTGGTCGGCGGCATCATCGCACTTGGCATCTATCCGCAACCGGTACTCGACATGGCCTCCGCTCCGGTGGCGCGGGTGCAGCAGATCTATGTGCCACCCGCCAGCCAAACCCACGCGAGCGTGCCACGATGA
- the nuoN gene encoding NADH-quinone oxidoreductase subunit NuoN, translated as MIGSQHFLALSPLLITVATAVVVMISVSVRRHHFFNATLTVVGLNAALLATFVAREQIPDALAITGLLVHDQYSLFGTCAVLVSTLGCATLCHAYLEGLNDNREEMYLMLLIAASGALVLVSAQHLMSFFIGLELMSVPIYGMVGYIYRDKRSLEAALKYLVLSAGASTFLLFGMALIYAHTGSLEFRALHGSGQLEAPLVATGVAMMLIGIAFKLSLVPFHLWTPDVYHGAPAPVGAFLATVSKIAVMLVLLRWWNAMEIAAAPLFHAMLAVLAAVSIIGGNLLALQQNNLKRLLGYSSIAHFGYMLAAIVAGNELSREAVLLYLLTYMAATLGAFGVLTLLSSPYRGDDAQGLGDLRGLFWQRPLLAAVMTVSVLSLAGIPLTAGFIAKFYVIATTFKASMWWLLAALVVGSAIGIYYYLRVMTTLFLAPPGRRRLDAERDWGQHSGGILTLALAAFTLAIGLYPQPLLELLR; from the coding sequence ATGATCGGATCCCAGCATTTCCTGGCGCTGTCACCGCTGTTGATCACGGTTGCGACCGCGGTCGTGGTCATGATCTCGGTGTCCGTACGCCGCCACCATTTCTTCAACGCCACGCTGACCGTGGTCGGACTCAATGCCGCGCTGCTGGCAACCTTTGTCGCGCGCGAGCAGATACCGGACGCGCTGGCCATCACCGGCCTCCTGGTCCACGACCAGTATTCACTGTTCGGCACCTGCGCGGTGCTGGTTTCGACGCTCGGCTGCGCCACGCTGTGCCATGCCTACCTCGAGGGCCTGAACGACAACCGCGAAGAGATGTACCTGATGCTGCTGATTGCGGCTTCCGGAGCACTGGTGCTGGTCAGCGCGCAACACCTGATGTCGTTCTTCATCGGGCTCGAGCTGATGTCGGTCCCGATATATGGAATGGTCGGGTATATCTACCGTGACAAGCGCTCGCTGGAGGCCGCCCTGAAATACCTGGTGCTTTCGGCCGGGGCATCCACGTTCCTGTTGTTCGGGATGGCACTGATCTACGCGCACACCGGCTCGCTCGAATTCCGCGCGCTGCACGGCAGCGGGCAGCTCGAGGCGCCGCTGGTCGCCACGGGTGTGGCCATGATGCTGATCGGCATCGCCTTCAAGCTCTCGCTGGTACCGTTTCACCTGTGGACGCCTGACGTGTACCACGGCGCACCGGCCCCGGTCGGCGCATTTCTGGCCACGGTCAGCAAGATCGCGGTGATGCTGGTGCTGTTGCGCTGGTGGAACGCGATGGAAATCGCCGCCGCACCGCTGTTTCACGCCATGCTTGCGGTTCTTGCCGCGGTATCGATCATCGGCGGCAACCTGCTGGCGTTGCAGCAGAACAACCTGAAACGGCTGCTCGGCTATTCTTCCATCGCGCACTTCGGCTATATGCTGGCCGCGATCGTGGCCGGCAACGAACTCAGCCGCGAGGCAGTATTGCTCTACCTGCTCACGTACATGGCGGCCACGCTCGGCGCTTTCGGCGTCCTGACGCTGCTCTCCTCGCCCTATCGCGGCGATGATGCGCAGGGGCTTGGCGATCTGCGCGGCTTGTTCTGGCAGCGCCCGTTGCTGGCGGCGGTGATGACCGTATCGGTGCTGTCGCTGGCAGGCATACCACTGACCGCGGGATTCATCGCCAAGTTCTATGTGATTGCGACCACGTTCAAGGCCAGCATGTGGTGGCTGCTCGCGGCGCTGGTGGTGGGCAGCGCAATCGGAATCTATTACTACCTGCGGGTGATGACGACGCTTTTTCTTGCGCCACCTGGCAGGCGGCGCCTGGATGCCGAACGCGACTGGGGCCAGCATTCGGGCGGGATCCTGACCCTGGCGCTGGCGGCGTTCACGCTGGCGATCGGACTTTACCCACAACCGCTGCTCGAGCTGCTGCGCTGA
- a CDS encoding CBS domain-containing protein: protein MPTVKQILAAKSAGVRTIEATHTVYAAVTLLAAYEIGALVVVEGSRAVGIFSERDYARKGILKARRAHETLVSELMSSPLITVLPDQPMEDCMQLMTERHIRHLPVMDGEELVGMVTIGDVVMHTIRQQQSTIEQLEGYIIGKY from the coding sequence ATGCCGACAGTCAAACAGATTCTCGCGGCCAAGTCCGCCGGCGTCAGAACCATCGAGGCCACGCATACCGTATACGCTGCGGTGACTCTTCTCGCAGCCTACGAGATCGGTGCGCTGGTGGTGGTCGAGGGCAGCCGCGCGGTGGGGATTTTTTCGGAACGCGATTATGCCCGCAAGGGCATTCTCAAGGCGCGTCGGGCGCACGAGACGCTGGTGAGCGAACTGATGAGCTCCCCGCTGATCACGGTGCTGCCCGATCAGCCAATGGAAGATTGCATGCAACTGATGACCGAGCGGCACATCCGCCATTTGCCGGTCATGGACGGCGAGGAACTGGTTGGCATGGTCACGATCGGGGACGTGGTGATGCACACCATCCGCCAGCAGCAGAGCACGATCGAGCAGCTCGAAGGCTACATCATCGGCAAGTACTGA
- a CDS encoding DUF1232 domain-containing protein, protein MPLEVTFTLDDQDLDYFRDVMNKAQDAAESLSEIDVVKRAQAMLDEVRNDVKAPQFVLQRLGRLQSLISMLDDADWPLAESEHQDVISALAYFYHAKDLIDDSLPVLGLLDDAIMIELVVREMQNEISAYEEFCRFRSSQESLSGKNISREDWLNSKRREIRDNMRERMARRHRGGGGGRFTRFSFFG, encoded by the coding sequence ATGCCACTCGAAGTCACGTTTACCCTCGACGATCAGGATCTGGACTATTTCCGTGATGTGATGAACAAGGCGCAGGATGCCGCCGAATCGCTCAGCGAGATCGACGTGGTCAAGCGCGCCCAGGCGATGCTGGACGAGGTTCGCAACGACGTCAAAGCGCCGCAGTTCGTACTGCAGCGACTGGGAAGGCTGCAATCATTGATCAGCATGCTTGATGACGCGGACTGGCCGCTTGCCGAAAGCGAGCACCAGGACGTGATCAGCGCGCTGGCCTATTTCTACCATGCCAAGGACCTGATCGATGACAGCCTGCCGGTACTGGGGTTGCTCGATGACGCGATCATGATCGAGCTGGTGGTGCGCGAGATGCAGAATGAAATCTCCGCCTATGAAGAGTTCTGCCGTTTCCGCAGCTCGCAGGAATCCCTGAGCGGCAAGAACATCTCGCGTGAGGACTGGCTGAATTCGAAACGCCGGGAAATTCGCGACAATATGCGCGAGCGCATGGCCCGTCGCCATCGGGGCGGCGGTGGCGGGCGCTTCACTCGCTTCTCGTTCTTCGGCTGA
- a CDS encoding serine hydroxymethyltransferase — MFDMQMSVADFDPELWTAIQDEERRQEEHIELIASENYTSPRVLQMQGTVLTNKYAEGYPGKRYYGGCEYVDRAEQLAIERAKQLFGADFANVQPHSGSQANSAVYLALCKPGDVVLGMSLADGGHLTHGAKPNFSGKLYNAVQYGLVAATGEVDYEQVERLALEHRPRMIVAGFSAYSRVMDWARFRAIADKVGAYLLIDMAHVAGLVAAGLYPNPVPHADVVTTTTHKTLRGPRGGLILARKNDELTRKFNSAVFPGGQGGPLMHVIAAKAVSFKEALEPDFRAYQQRVVDNARAMARTFNERGIDIVSGGTDNHLMLVNLIGKPYTGADADEALGNAFITVNKNAVPNDPRPPAVTSGLRVGTPAITTRGFGEAETVQLTHWMCDVLASLEDGTSAAVITTVKGRVLDICARFPVYQR; from the coding sequence ATGTTCGACATGCAGATGAGCGTTGCCGATTTCGATCCCGAGTTGTGGACTGCGATCCAGGACGAGGAACGGCGCCAGGAAGAGCATATCGAGCTGATCGCCTCCGAGAACTACACCAGTCCGCGCGTCTTGCAGATGCAGGGCACGGTGCTCACCAACAAGTATGCCGAGGGCTACCCGGGCAAGCGTTACTACGGCGGTTGCGAATACGTGGATCGTGCCGAGCAACTGGCGATCGAGCGCGCCAAGCAGCTGTTTGGCGCGGATTTCGCCAATGTGCAGCCGCATTCGGGCTCGCAGGCCAACAGCGCGGTGTACCTGGCGTTGTGCAAACCGGGCGATGTGGTGCTTGGCATGAGCCTGGCCGATGGCGGACATCTCACCCATGGCGCCAAGCCAAATTTTTCCGGCAAACTCTACAACGCCGTCCAGTACGGCCTGGTTGCGGCGACCGGTGAGGTCGATTACGAGCAGGTCGAGCGCCTTGCGCTGGAGCACCGCCCGCGGATGATCGTGGCCGGGTTCTCGGCCTATTCGCGCGTCATGGACTGGGCGCGCTTTCGGGCGATTGCCGACAAGGTCGGTGCCTACCTGTTGATCGACATGGCCCACGTTGCCGGTTTGGTGGCCGCGGGCCTTTATCCGAACCCGGTGCCGCATGCCGATGTGGTCACCACCACCACCCACAAGACCCTGCGCGGACCGCGTGGCGGGCTGATCCTGGCGCGCAAGAACGATGAACTGACCAGGAAATTCAATTCCGCGGTCTTTCCGGGCGGGCAAGGTGGTCCGCTGATGCACGTGATTGCGGCCAAGGCAGTCAGCTTCAAGGAAGCGCTGGAGCCGGATTTTCGCGCATACCAGCAGCGCGTGGTGGACAACGCGCGCGCGATGGCGCGCACCTTCAACGAGCGCGGCATCGATATCGTCTCGGGTGGCACCGACAATCACCTGATGCTGGTCAACCTGATCGGCAAGCCCTACACCGGCGCGGATGCCGATGAGGCGCTCGGCAACGCCTTCATCACGGTGAACAAGAACGCGGTTCCGAACGATCCCCGCCCGCCGGCCGTGACCAGCGGATTGCGCGTGGGCACTCCGGCCATCACCACGCGCGGTTTCGGCGAAGCGGAAACGGTGCAGCTCACGCACTGGATGTGCGATGTGCTGGCGTCGCTGGAGGACGGCACCAGCGCTGCCGTGATCACCACGGTAAAGGGAAGGGTGCTGGATATCTGCGCGCGTTTCCCGGTGTACCAGCGCTGA
- the ettA gene encoding energy-dependent translational throttle protein EttA — MAQYVYTMNRVGKIVPPKREILKDISLSFFPGAKIGVLGVNGSGKSSLLRIMAGIDTDILGEARAQPGIKIGYLPQEPLLDPARTVREEVESGLGEILEARQRLEEIYAAYAEPEADFDKLAEQQAKYEAVLAAAGSDTETQMEIAADALRLPVWDASIEKLSGGEKRRIALCKLLLSKPDMLLLDEPTNHLDAESVDWLEQFLARFPGTVVAITHDRYFLDNAAEWILELDRGHGIPWKGNYSSWLEQKEARLEQEAKGEAARIRTMKQELEWVRSNPKARQAKSKARLNRFEELASADYQRRNETQEIFIPPGERLGELVIELDKVSKAFGERLLMDKLSFSVPQGAIVGIIGPNGAGKSTLFRMLTGKEQPDSGTVRIGPTVKLASVDQSREGLDNDKSVFEAISGGADILTVGKFTMPSRAYLGRFNFKGGDQQKIVGNLSGGERGRLHLARTLITGANVLLLDEPSNDLDVETLRALEDALLEFAGCVLVISHDRWFLDRIATHILAAEGDSQWSFFAGNYQEYEADKKKRLGEEGAKPHRIRYKPISR, encoded by the coding sequence ATGGCTCAGTATGTCTACACGATGAACCGGGTGGGCAAGATCGTCCCACCCAAGCGCGAGATCCTGAAGGATATATCGCTGTCCTTCTTTCCGGGTGCCAAGATCGGCGTACTCGGGGTGAACGGCTCGGGCAAATCGAGCCTGCTGCGCATCATGGCCGGCATCGACACCGATATCCTCGGCGAGGCGCGTGCCCAGCCCGGAATCAAGATCGGCTACCTGCCGCAGGAGCCGCTGCTCGACCCCGCCAGGACCGTGCGCGAGGAGGTGGAATCCGGGCTTGGCGAGATACTCGAGGCGCGTCAGAGGCTCGAGGAAATCTACGCGGCCTATGCCGAACCCGAGGCCGATTTCGACAAGCTCGCCGAACAGCAGGCCAAATACGAAGCGGTGCTGGCCGCGGCGGGTTCGGACACCGAGACGCAGATGGAAATTGCGGCTGACGCACTGCGCCTTCCGGTCTGGGATGCCTCGATAGAAAAACTCTCCGGTGGCGAGAAGCGCCGCATCGCCCTGTGCAAGTTGCTGCTGTCCAAACCCGACATGCTGCTGCTCGACGAGCCCACCAACCACCTCGATGCGGAATCGGTGGACTGGCTGGAGCAATTTCTGGCGCGTTTCCCGGGCACCGTGGTTGCGATCACCCACGATCGCTACTTTCTCGACAACGCGGCGGAATGGATTCTCGAACTCGACCGCGGTCACGGGATTCCGTGGAAAGGCAACTACTCCTCGTGGCTGGAGCAGAAGGAGGCACGCCTGGAGCAGGAAGCCAAGGGCGAGGCCGCGCGCATCAGGACCATGAAGCAGGAACTGGAATGGGTGCGCAGCAATCCCAAGGCACGCCAGGCCAAGAGCAAGGCGCGCCTCAACCGCTTCGAGGAGCTCGCGAGCGCCGATTACCAGCGCCGCAACGAGACCCAGGAGATATTCATCCCGCCGGGCGAGCGTCTCGGCGAACTGGTGATCGAACTCGACAAGGTTTCAAAGGCCTTCGGCGAACGCCTGCTGATGGACAAGCTGAGTTTCAGCGTGCCACAGGGTGCGATCGTCGGCATCATCGGCCCGAACGGCGCCGGCAAATCGACCTTGTTCCGCATGCTGACGGGCAAGGAACAGCCCGATTCGGGCACGGTACGCATCGGCCCGACCGTGAAACTCGCCTCCGTCGACCAGTCGCGCGAAGGTCTCGACAATGACAAAAGCGTGTTCGAGGCCATCTCGGGCGGTGCCGATATCCTCACCGTCGGCAAGTTCACGATGCCGAGCCGGGCCTACCTCGGGCGCTTCAACTTCAAGGGCGGCGACCAGCAGAAAATCGTCGGCAATCTTTCCGGCGGCGAGCGCGGACGTTTGCACCTCGCCCGGACATTGATCACCGGCGCCAACGTGCTGCTGCTCGACGAGCCCTCGAACGATCTCGATGTCGAGACGTTGCGGGCACTCGAGGATGCACTGCTGGAATTTGCCGGCTGCGTGCTGGTGATCAGCCACGACCGCTGGTTTCTCGATCGTATAGCGACCCATATTCTCGCCGCCGAAGGCGACTCGCAATGGAGCTTTTTCGCGGGCAATTACCAGGAATACGAGGCCGACAAGAAGAAGCGCCTCGGCGAGGAAGGGGCCAAACCGCACCGCATTCGTTACAAACCCATCAGCCGCTGA
- a CDS encoding SDR family oxidoreductase has protein sequence MKVLVTGATGFIGNHVARMCLEQGDDVRVMVMPGEDRSPLAGMDVEFVEGNLLDPASLAKCVAGVEGLYHLAALFAVWTRDPTLHFRINVEGANHMMRAAMQAGVTKVVFTSSIAAIGIPREGELANEETMFNAWECGSDYVLSKFMSHHLVLGLIGKGLPATIVCPGLPFGPGDRAPTPTGKLIISILKGEMKNYFDGGICVVDVRDVARGHLLAMQRGRVGEVYLLANKEGNLEQKELARLVGKIAGIADVATKPVPPWVMKAVARAMELWADITKRPPITTYKTSLFAMQRVYVDPAKAINELGMPQTPVATALADAVQWYRDNGYV, from the coding sequence ATGAAAGTACTGGTTACCGGTGCCACCGGTTTCATCGGCAATCACGTGGCACGCATGTGCCTGGAACAGGGCGACGACGTGCGCGTGATGGTGATGCCGGGCGAGGATCGCTCGCCGCTTGCCGGCATGGACGTGGAATTCGTCGAGGGCAATCTGCTCGACCCGGCATCGCTGGCAAAATGCGTCGCGGGCGTCGAGGGGCTCTACCATCTTGCGGCGCTGTTCGCGGTGTGGACCCGCGACCCCACCTTGCATTTTCGTATAAACGTCGAAGGCGCGAACCACATGATGCGCGCGGCCATGCAGGCGGGCGTGACAAAAGTGGTGTTCACCAGCAGCATCGCCGCAATCGGCATTCCCCGCGAAGGCGAACTTGCCAACGAGGAGACGATGTTCAATGCCTGGGAGTGCGGCAGCGATTATGTATTGTCGAAGTTCATGAGCCATCACCTGGTGCTGGGGCTGATCGGCAAGGGCCTCCCGGCCACGATCGTTTGTCCCGGCCTGCCCTTCGGTCCCGGCGACCGTGCCCCGACGCCGACCGGCAAACTGATCATTTCGATACTCAAGGGCGAAATGAAGAATTATTTCGATGGCGGCATCTGCGTGGTCGATGTCCGCGACGTGGCACGCGGTCATCTGCTCGCAATGCAGAGGGGCCGCGTTGGCGAGGTCTACCTGCTGGCCAACAAGGAAGGCAACCTGGAGCAAAAGGAGCTGGCGCGGCTGGTAGGAAAGATTGCCGGCATTGCCGACGTCGCCACCAAACCGGTGCCGCCCTGGGTGATGAAGGCGGTCGCGCGCGCCATGGAACTGTGGGCCGACATCACCAAGCGCCCGCCGATCACCACCTACAAGACCTCGCTGTTTGCGATGCAGCGAGTCTACGTGGATCCCGCCAAGGCGATCAATGAACTCGGAATGCCGCAAACTCCTGTTGCAACGGCACTCGCGGACGCCGTTCAGTGGTACCGTGACAACGGCTACGTCTGA
- a CDS encoding tRNA-(ms[2]io[6]A)-hydroxylase, translating to MPSTDLAGIHAFLGCLTPDAWIEAALLNQSILLIDHANCEKKAASTALNLMFRYGGDFAFLGSFSRLAREELRHFEQVIALMQKRGIDYRPLGAARYASGLRDLVRTHEPARLVDTLIAGAFIEARSCERFAALAPHLDAELARFYTSLLRSEARHFEGYLAAAQKAAGKTDIGSRIALFAERERTLIEDADSDFRFHSGCPA from the coding sequence ATGCCGTCAACTGATCTGGCTGGCATCCACGCGTTCCTCGGTTGCCTGACGCCGGACGCCTGGATCGAAGCTGCGCTGCTGAACCAGTCGATTCTGTTGATCGATCACGCGAATTGCGAAAAAAAAGCGGCAAGCACCGCTCTGAACCTCATGTTTCGTTATGGCGGAGATTTCGCCTTTCTGGGTAGTTTCTCACGTCTGGCACGCGAGGAACTGCGCCATTTCGAGCAGGTCATCGCGCTGATGCAAAAGCGCGGCATCGATTATCGGCCGCTCGGTGCTGCCCGCTATGCGAGCGGCTTGCGTGACCTGGTGCGCACCCACGAACCGGCCCGCCTGGTCGATACCCTGATAGCCGGTGCCTTCATCGAAGCGCGCTCCTGCGAGCGCTTCGCCGCGCTTGCGCCGCACCTCGATGCCGAGCTGGCGCGGTTCTACACCTCGTTGCTGCGCTCCGAAGCGCGTCACTTCGAGGGCTACCTGGCAGCCGCACAAAAGGCCGCGGGAAAAACCGACATCGGTTCGCGCATTGCGCTGTTCGCGGAGCGCGAACGCACGCTGATCGAGGATGCAGACAGCGACTTTCGCTTCCACAGCGGCTGTCCGGCCTGA